The stretch of DNA AGTGTCAAGGTGGGAAAATGACAGTGCTCAATCTGTACTCACACTTATGATAGTATGTGATTCAAAACACATATGATTCAAAATAGCCTCATTACCCCAAGTCTAACTATATATTTTCTTGTAATCCAAGGCATCCCTGATGACATCATTGAGAAGGGTCGCGACTACAAACTCATCACTGAGGTGGTGCAGAACGGCAATGAGTTCTCATGGTCCCAGCTCTATCCCACAAACAAGAGCGTCACCAACAAGTTTGTGATTGACCAGGAATGTGACATGGAGACCATCGGGGGGAAGAAGTTCAAGGTAAACATCTCTAGATCAGAAATTAGGGAGTTTTGTGCCCGTTGTGTAAGCTGCTGTAGTATTTCCCACATGTCTCGTATAGTCAATATAGTCAGTAGTCAGGGTCAATAGCCGTAGAGATAGATGACGTTCGGACAAGAGAGACAGTTATAATGTGTATATTGACATTCAAATTTACATGAAATCTGGAAGCAAGTTTGACTAATGTTTTGGAGGGTTTGAATAGCGAAAGCGAAgatcaggtagcctagcagttaagcatgttgggacagtaactgaaaggttgctggtttgactccccgagctgactaggtgaaaaaatatgttgatgtgctcttgagcaaggcacttaaccctaattgcttctgtgagttactctggataagagcgtctgctaaacgtCAAAATAAATCTATGTCTAGGGGAACATGGATGCATgtattatatcaaatcaaatcaaatgtatttatatagccctttgtacatcagctgatatctcaaagtgaaacccagcctaaaaccccaaacagcaagcaatgcaggtgtagaagcacgacaTGATCTATGACATCTAGATCAAACAAACTGAGGTTTGTTGTTTGTTGAATAAATGACAGTATGAATAAAAAAGCATTTTTGTGTCAGGCCACTGTTACAATGGAGGGGGGCAAGCTGAGCACGAAATTCCCCAAATACCACCACACATCTGAAATCAGCGGAGGAAAACTGATTGAGGTAAAAGTGTCACTTTGGCAGAAGATGGTGTATATTAGGAGAGATGATAAATAAGTTTGGGCAGTTCCAAGTGATGTTTGACATCTTTTCTCCCCTGTTTAGACCTCTACAGTGGGCTCGGTCGTGTTGAAAAGAACCAGCAAGAAGATCTGAAGATATTGTGACGGTGTTATTAACGACAACTCTAATTGAATAATGAGTCAATAAACGGAGACTGCACTGGCCAACGTGTTGCCTTTGTCTTAATGTCTTTCTTACGCTTGATGACATTTGCCATGTATAACGGGCACGGGGCAAAACCTCAGTCTTGCCAAATGTCACTACGTTTATCCTGGGACAACCACTGGGGTGGCAATCTATCTTTAAACACAATACAAAATATACAGTAAGTAGTAACTTCAGACTACTTGAAAGGTTGAAATAAGTCTTTATCAAGATTTGCTAGAAATGTTGAAACCCTATAACATCAAGAATAAACCGTGTGTAGAATGTGGAAACGAGTTTGATTCTCATTCCACTATGACAGATGTACATTGTTGAGTTTTAGTATTAAACATTAACAAGCAATCAATAGGTTTGTGCCTCATTCTTATTTAGCTGTTAAGCTCTCTGGGATAGACACAATAAAAGGCTAGGCAGAGAAGAGGATGTCTCGGGTGAGTGAGTGCCCCTGGGTAAGCCGAGGACTATGCTAGccaacccctccccccaccctgCTTTGTAAACAAAGCTAGCGAGAATGATCCATTACCCAACCCCCCTTGCCCACCCCAGCGTCCCCACTTCAGTACCCCCTACCAAGCTGTCCAAAGAAGGGCGTTACTATAACCCTATAACCTCTCACTCACTTTCCTATCATCAGTGATCAACTGAAATTAGAAGactcttattttttatttaacctttatttaactaggcaagtcagttaagaacaaattcttattttacaactACTCCGATCCAAAAACGaatccggacgatgctgggccaattgtgcactgccttatgggactcctattcactgctggttgtgatacagcctggaatcgaactagggtctgtagtaaagcctcgagcactgagatgcagtgccttagaccactgcgccactcgggatcccCCCAAGCATGGAAACGGTGGTGAATGAATGCAGGCCACAAAGGATgatgttgcaaatgagaacttgttctcaactagcctacctggttaaataaaggtgaaataaaaataaataaataaaaacctctCAGAAAGGCTCTGAAAATTACCAGGGAAAAACAGCTGCCTTTATCGTATATCGGTCTTTCGTCGTACAACCGACAGGCAAAGTCTATGCATTGTTCCTGAATTTAATTCCTGTTGGAGTTTAACCAAAACTCCACTAAAAAGACCCTTGAACTGACAATCTCTATACACAGGACATCCTGTGCATAGCTTCTACTTCCTCATTGTGTCTTTCTGTTGTGGTTTATATCTCAAGAGAGACTAACATGTTTTCATAATTCTTCATCTGCAATGATTCTTCACACATACAGTTTCTTCTTTACCCTTAATCACATTGGTCTTTTCATTGCGAGATACAAATCCCTGTTACGCCAACAGTATCGATAGTCTCCAGTGTCTTGACTTCATTTGTTTAGTGGCAAAGGGAGGGTAAACATGAGGGATAGGAATCTCCTCCATTGTCTTGAGGTCTGTAGAGGACGGGAGGGAGCGTCAGGAGAGACCGGGGTGAGGTTACTGATCTAGAGGGTGGAGCTAATTGGTAGagccccctcctctcacccccatTGAAGACCTTTTCATGTGCAATGAGTTGAGACATTCATATTAAACTATTCCCCTTGGGGTATGCTAATCGACTTCAGAGA from Oncorhynchus kisutch isolate 150728-3 linkage group LG28, Okis_V2, whole genome shotgun sequence encodes:
- the LOC109873077 gene encoding gastrotropin-like: MLPCLPSLTSPQPINSPYTMAFAGKWETETQEGYEEFCKLVGIPDDIIEKGRDYKLITEVVQNGNEFSWSQLYPTNKSVTNKFVIDQECDMETIGGKKFKATVTMEGGKLSTKFPKYHHTSEISGGKLIETSTVGSVVLKRTSKKI